The following are encoded in a window of Oceanidesulfovibrio indonesiensis genomic DNA:
- a CDS encoding bifunctional acetate--CoA ligase family protein/GNAT family N-acetyltransferase — translation MIEGIQYAQAHYSVFFEARATFSLVAMVKISKLDKLFKPTSVAVIGASEEPGSPGRQIMENLLSGTFLGPVMPVREDMQPVLGQESSRSVDTLPLTPDMACIIAPHEELPRHLEDLGKRGCHAAVVLSRGRFRFDRDARDGYTRNLLDITQKYEMRILGPNCLGFINPSIGLNASLAHRHALPGKVAFVSQSDSLFATVLDWATSQSIGFSHFISLGDRYDIRFGNVLDYLMSDPNTRAVLLYIETIMNARSFLSAARAVARNKPVLVLKAGRSIQGARAAAAHSGAFLGSDEVYDAAFRRAGMLRVNDIDTLFDTVETLARTRPLRGERLAILTNGGSPGFLATDSLVAGGGKLAMLEDKTEEQLIEAMEGAWSFDNPLILRSDASGELYSQALSYLLKDKNTDAVLVMHVPTHAVSDSEVAEAVTKTARTSKRNVLTSFLGEEAAEDARAVFAKAGIPTYATPDKAIRGFQNMVQYRRNQELLMEAPPSMPESFMPDTDDVKQFVARALESGRQLLGGTEAMGVLSAYKIPAVETRLVSDMEGVEGAVEAANEIGYPVALKVLSPDLLRKSLAGGVALDLESDAAVREAAQHILERVREQQPSARINGFVVQRMMRRAFAHELFIEVVTDPVFGPVIRFGQGGSLTEVADDHAVSLPPLNLGLARELISRTRVASILRGHREFPAANMDAICQTLVKVSQLIVDVPEIFELSVNPLFADSEGVMALDCAIHVAKAEVARGEDQLAIRPYPRELEVCVTLKDGRRVFLRPIRPEDEPAHWEFLEHVSAEDMRYRFFSNIGELPRTEMAKLTHIDYDREMAFIAKGSEVCGDESGEEKTLGVVRASTSPDNEVAEFAILIRSDLKRLGLGKQLMQKIIEYCRSRGTHKIVGQALAENAGMVGLAEAVGFEVTKDFEDDVYNFEQILNPHEK, via the coding sequence ATGATCGAAGGAATACAGTACGCACAGGCGCACTACAGTGTATTCTTCGAGGCGCGTGCAACCTTTTCCCTGGTCGCCATGGTGAAAATCTCCAAGCTCGACAAGCTCTTCAAGCCCACCTCCGTCGCCGTGATCGGCGCATCCGAGGAACCCGGCTCCCCGGGCCGGCAGATCATGGAGAACCTGCTCTCCGGCACCTTCCTCGGCCCGGTCATGCCGGTACGCGAGGACATGCAGCCGGTGCTGGGCCAGGAAAGCTCCCGCAGCGTGGATACCCTGCCGCTGACGCCGGATATGGCATGCATCATCGCCCCGCACGAGGAGCTGCCAAGGCACCTGGAAGACCTGGGCAAACGCGGCTGCCACGCCGCCGTGGTGCTCTCACGCGGCCGCTTCCGGTTCGACCGCGACGCCCGCGACGGGTACACCCGAAATCTCCTCGACATTACACAGAAATACGAGATGCGCATCCTGGGTCCCAACTGCCTGGGGTTCATCAATCCGTCCATCGGACTGAACGCCAGTCTGGCGCATCGCCACGCCCTGCCCGGCAAGGTCGCTTTCGTCTCCCAATCCGACTCCCTGTTCGCCACGGTGCTGGACTGGGCAACATCCCAGTCCATCGGCTTCTCGCACTTCATCTCTCTGGGCGACCGCTACGACATCCGCTTCGGCAACGTCCTCGATTACCTCATGAGCGACCCCAACACCCGGGCGGTCCTCCTGTATATCGAGACGATCATGAACGCGCGCAGCTTCCTTTCCGCAGCGCGCGCCGTAGCCCGCAACAAGCCGGTGCTCGTGCTCAAGGCAGGTCGATCCATCCAGGGAGCACGCGCCGCGGCCGCGCATTCCGGGGCCTTCCTCGGCTCCGACGAAGTGTACGACGCCGCTTTCCGCCGGGCCGGCATGCTGCGAGTCAACGACATCGACACACTTTTCGACACCGTGGAGACACTGGCCCGCACCCGCCCACTGCGCGGCGAGCGGCTCGCCATCCTCACCAACGGCGGATCCCCCGGTTTTCTCGCCACAGACAGCCTTGTCGCCGGTGGCGGCAAGCTGGCCATGCTGGAAGACAAAACCGAGGAACAGCTCATCGAGGCCATGGAAGGCGCCTGGTCCTTCGACAACCCGCTCATCCTGCGAAGCGACGCCTCCGGCGAGCTATACTCACAGGCCCTCTCCTACCTGCTCAAGGACAAGAATACGGACGCCGTGCTGGTGATGCACGTCCCCACCCACGCCGTGTCTGATTCCGAAGTCGCCGAGGCCGTAACCAAGACGGCCCGGACATCCAAACGCAACGTGCTCACGAGCTTCCTGGGCGAGGAGGCGGCGGAAGACGCCCGCGCCGTGTTCGCCAAGGCCGGCATCCCCACCTACGCCACGCCGGACAAGGCGATCCGCGGGTTCCAGAACATGGTGCAGTACCGGCGCAACCAGGAACTCCTCATGGAGGCGCCGCCCTCCATGCCTGAATCCTTCATGCCCGATACGGACGATGTGAAGCAGTTCGTTGCGCGGGCCCTCGAGTCCGGCCGGCAGCTCCTTGGCGGCACCGAGGCCATGGGCGTGCTCTCGGCTTACAAGATACCCGCCGTGGAGACGCGGCTCGTCTCGGACATGGAAGGTGTGGAAGGCGCCGTGGAGGCGGCCAACGAGATCGGCTATCCAGTGGCGCTCAAAGTGCTTTCGCCCGACCTGCTGCGCAAATCGCTGGCCGGCGGCGTAGCTCTGGACCTGGAATCGGACGCCGCCGTTCGCGAGGCGGCGCAGCACATTCTGGAGCGTGTGCGCGAGCAGCAGCCCTCGGCGCGCATCAACGGATTCGTGGTGCAGCGCATGATGCGGCGCGCCTTTGCCCACGAACTGTTCATAGAGGTAGTCACGGACCCGGTCTTCGGGCCGGTCATCCGCTTCGGCCAGGGGGGCAGTCTTACCGAGGTGGCGGACGACCACGCGGTCTCTCTGCCGCCGTTGAATCTGGGACTGGCCCGAGAGCTGATCTCCCGCACGCGCGTGGCCTCCATTCTCAGGGGACACCGGGAGTTCCCGGCCGCGAACATGGACGCCATCTGCCAGACGCTGGTCAAGGTCTCCCAACTCATCGTCGATGTTCCAGAAATTTTCGAGTTGTCCGTCAACCCGCTTTTCGCCGACTCCGAAGGCGTCATGGCCCTGGACTGCGCCATCCATGTGGCCAAGGCCGAAGTGGCCCGAGGCGAGGACCAACTCGCCATCCGTCCCTACCCGCGCGAACTGGAAGTCTGCGTCACCCTCAAGGACGGCCGCCGGGTCTTTCTGCGCCCCATCCGGCCGGAAGACGAGCCCGCACATTGGGAATTCCTGGAACACGTGAGCGCCGAAGACATGCGGTACCGCTTCTTCTCCAACATCGGCGAGCTTCCCCGCACGGAAATGGCCAAGCTCACCCACATCGACTATGATCGCGAGATGGCCTTCATCGCCAAGGGGTCCGAGGTCTGCGGCGACGAATCCGGCGAGGAAAAGACCCTCGGCGTGGTGCGCGCCTCAACGTCTCCGGACAACGAGGTCGCCGAGTTCGCCATCCTCATCCGCTCGGACCTCAAGCGACTGGGCCTGGGCAAGCAGCTCATGCAGAAGATTATCGAGTATTGCAGAAGCCGCGGCACGCACAAGATCGTGGGGCAGGCGCTGGCCGAAAACGCCGGCATGGTGGGCCTGGCCGAGGCGGTGGGCTTCGAGGTGACCAAAGACTTCGAAGACGACGTCTACAACTTCGAGCAGATCCTGAACCCGCACGAAAAATAG